The Asticcacaulis sp. MM231 genomic interval CGGGGGATCACACACCCGGACTATGTGAGCCGTGCCTTGGCTTCTTCGGCGGCCTTTTTCACATCCTGCGCACGCGAGATCGGCGCCACCAGAATGCCGGAAGGGGTCGAGATGACCATGATATCGCTCAGACCAATAATGGCGACCACGGGACCACTGGAATGTACCAGATTGTTATGGGCGTCGATCAGGATCGCCTCGCCCTTCACGTGGTTGGCGCGCTCGTCCTTGTCACCCAGGCGCCAAAGCTCAGCGAAGCCGCCAACATCAGCCCAGCCGATATCACATGGCACGACAGCCGAGCGCGAGGTGTTTTCCATCACGGCGTAATCGACCGAGATTGATGGCACCTGAGCAAACGCTTCTTCATCGAGGTTGATGATCACGCCACCTTCGCTCGGCGTGCGCGCGCCTTTTTTATAGGCATCGACGCAGGCCGCAAGAACTTCGGGAGCATAAAGGCTCAATTCTTCCAGCATGACTTGCGGCGAAAACAGGAAGATGCCGGCGTTCCAGTCGTGGCGACCACCTTCGACATATTTTGTCGCGGTTTCCAGATTGGGCTTTTCCCAGAATTTTTCGATCTGGAAAATGCCCTCAGACAGCTTGGCACCACGTTCGATATAGCCAAAGCCTGTTTCAGGGTGGCTGGGCGTGATCCCAAAAGTGACAATGCGTTCGCGGGCCGTCTCTGACGCGCCCACAACCGCCGCATGGAAGGCGCCCGGCTTTGTGATGACGTGGTCAGCCGGCACCAGAAGCACCAGCGCGTCCGGCGCGAACTCCTGTCCGCTCAGCGCCGCCATGGCGGCGACCGCCGCAGTGTTACGACCGAAAGGTTCCAGAATGACGGCCTGAGGCGCCTTGTCGATCTGTGCAAGTTGCGTCGTGACCAAATCAAGGTGGCCACGTCCGCAGATAGCGACCGGGGCCAGATAATTATCACCCACCAGGCGCAGCGCCGTCTCCTGAATCATAGTCTTTTGGGTCGCGACCGCGTGGAATTGCTTCGGCGCTGCGGGCGTCGAGAGTGGCCATAGACGCGTGCCTGAACCGCCGGACATGATGACGGGAAGAATTTGTATCGACATTCATTTACCTTCGAATTGACGTAAGGGCAGCCCTGGAATGCACTCTTCCACCGTCTCGCCCCGAAAGGCGCATCGCGCAAACCGCGCCCCTTGGTTGCTTCGACCTTACATAGGCGTTTCACCTCTGGCTATACGGTCTGAATAAAAATTCGCTATGGAATTAGTGTTTAAGCGTTTGCACGGTCTTGTGAGCCCTTGGTGGACAATGCTACCAAGGCACATCCTCCTCCCTTAGAAGCGTAAACACACCATGCCCAATCTCTCCGACAATCTTTACGCCAAACAGCAAAGCCTGCACCAGTGGTTGTTCGACCACGCCCTGCCCCTGTGGTGGAATACGGGCGGCGACCTGGAAAAAGGTGGCTTCTATGAAAAGATAAATCTCGACGGCACACCTTGCGACATCGATCGCCGCACACGCGTTGCTGCGCGACAGGTGTTCTCTTATGCTCTAGCCAGCCGTATGGGTTATATGGGGCCGACGGACCCCGCGATCGATCAGGGGCTGAACTGGCTTTCCGGTCCGGCGCGTAACAAGGACACGGGCATGCTCTATGCCACGCTTAAGCCGGACGGTACGGTTGTGCGCGGAGAGTTCGATTTCTACGATCATGCCTTTGCCATGCTAGCCTACGCCTCGGCTTACCGCGTGCGACCCGAGCACAAGGCGCTCGAACGCGCCGCCGTGGCGATCCGCGACAAGATCGTCACCGACTTCTCACACCCCGAGCGTGGTTTCGAAGAGGCCAATCCGCGCACCCTGCCGCTCAAGGCCAATCCACACATGCATATGTTCGAGGCGTGTCTGGCCTGGATGGAAGCGGGCGGCGACGACAAATGGCGCGATATCGCCGCCATGATCGCCGATCTGTGCGTCGAGAAATTCCTCCACCCGGAAACGGGTTCGCTACGCGAATTCTTCGATGGTGACTGGAACGCGCTGGAAGGCGAGATGGGCCGGATCATCGAGCCCGGTCATCAGTTTGAGTGGGCGTGGCTGTTCCTGCGCTGGGCAGAAAAGACCGGTAACGATGCCTACCACAAGACGGCACAACGTCTGATCGACATTGCCGAGACCGCAGGGACAGATCCGATCCGCGATGTGACCTTTAATGAGCTCTGGGATGACTTCACGCCGAAGGACGCCAAGGCGCGTCTATGGCCACAGACCGAGCGCATGAAGGCGTATACCGCTCTGGCACACGCCGCACCTACGCCAGAGGAAAAGCACGCCGCCATCGCCAAGGCGATTGAAGCCAGCGCCGGGCTTGAAAAATATCTCAGCACGGAGATTGTCGGCCTCTATCGTGACCGCATGAAGGAAAATGGCGAGTTCGAGATCGAGCCGGCGCCCGCCAGCACGCTCTACCACATCATCTGCGCCATTGATGAGGTCAGTTCGCTAGACGTATGAGAGACGTGGGGAGCTTAGGGGCTCCCCTTTTTCCATCCGACGGATGCAAAACACCCTTTTCATGACAAGACGAACCGACTAGCTTCGCGCCACATATAAAAGCAAAGCTCGAGGAAAGCGTCATCAAGTCTCAAGTCCGGATCAGCCTGTTTGCGACGGGCCTGCTGGCCTTCGTCTTCACATCTGCCCTGGCACAAGGCCAGCCGTGGCTCGATCGCACGAAGACAGCCGAACAGCGCGCTGCCGCCGCGGTCTCAGCCATGACGCTGGAAGAAAAGCTCGGCCTCGTCATGGGCTATACCGACCCGGAGCAACTGGTGAAGGAGCCTGATGACGTGGTCTCGCCCGCCATCAAGGCCGATGTCGTAGCCCACCACATCAAGGGCTCCGCCGGTTATATCGCAGGCATCCCCCGCCTCGGTATTCCCGCTCAATGGCAAACGGACGCCTCGATCGGCGTACGCGTCGCAGGCATGGAACGCACCGCCCTGCCCTCGTCGCTGGCCACGGCGGCTTCATTTGACCCGATGATCACCGAGGCTGGCGGCGCTATGATCGCGACTGAAGCAAGAGCGTCTGGCTTCAACGTTTTCCTCGCCGGTGGCGGAAACCTGGCGCGCGAACCGCGCAACGGCCGCAATTTTGAATACACGGGTGAAGATCCGGTCCTGACCGGCGATATGACCGGGGGTCTGATCCGCGGCATTCAGTCGAAGCATATGGTTTCGACCATGAAGCATTGGGCGGTCAATGATCAGGAATCACAACGCACCACGGTCGACGTCAAGATCACCAAACAGGCCATGCGCCAGTCGGATTTGCTGGCGTTTGAGCTGGTCTACGATACGTCGAATCCTGGGTCTGTGATGTGCGCCTACAATCTCGTTAACGCAGACTGGGCGTGCGAGAACGACTATCTGCAGAACCAGGTGTTGAAACAGGGCTGGGGTTTCAAAGGCTATATCATGTCCGACTGGGGTGCCGTCCATTCGGCGGCCAAGGCGGCGGTCAATGGCCTCGACCAGTTCACCGGCTACCCGTGCTGCGGTCATCATGGCGCCTTCTTCTCGGAAAAATCGCTAAAGGCCGAGATCTCGGCGGGCACCATACCGATGTCACGCATCGATGACATGGCCGAACGTATTCTCTGGGCGCTGTTCGCCAAGGGCGTGGTCGATGATCCGGCAAAGGTCGGTCCGATCGATTTCAAGGCTAGTGCCGACGTGGCGCAAGCCGCCGCCGAGGCCTCTTTGGTCCTGCTGAAGAACGACGGCAATCTGCTGCCGCTCAACGCCAGATCAATCGCCATGATCGGCGGTCATGCCGACAAGGGCGTGCTGTCGGGCGGCGGGTCATCCGGCGTCACCCCTATAGGCGGCAGTGCGGTGCAAGGTGTCGCCCCCACCAGCTGGCCGGGCCCCGTGGTCTATCAGCCGTCCTCTCCGGTAAAGGCCTTGACGGCCGCAACGACGGCGAAGATCAGCTATGTCAGTGGCGAGACTATCGCGGAGGCTGTCGCCCTGGCGAAAAAGAGCGAGGTCGCCATCGTCTTTGTGACACAGTTTATGGGCGAAGGCATCGACAACCCGCTGGAACTCGATGGTAACCAGGATGCTTTGGTCGCGGCGGTTGCCAGGGCCAATCCAAAAACCATCGTGGTGGTTGAATCAGGGGGCGCTATTCTGATGCCGTGGCTCAAGGATGTGCCGGCGGTGCTGGAAGCCTTCTATCCCGGCGTCCGCGGCGGCGAAGCCATCGCCAACATCCTGACCGGAAAGGTCAATCCGTCCGGCCACCTGCCGATCACCTTCCCGGCCTCGAACGATCAACTGGCCCATCCCGAAATTTCGGGCTTCCATAAGGCCGACGGTATTCCCGTGTCGATCACCTATGATGAAGGCGCCGCCATCGGCTACAAGTGGTATGACCTGAAGGGTTACAAGCCGTTGTTCGCCTTCGGCCATGGCCTGAGCTACACCTCTTTTGAGGTGTCGGATCTGAAACCGGCCATCTCCGGCAAGGGCCTTACGGTGCATTTCTCGGTGAAGAACACCGGCAAGCTCAAAGGCGCCACCGCGGCGCAGGTCTATGTTGGCGGCGACAAGACGGCGGGCTGGGAAGCGCCTAAGCGCCTCGGCGCTTTCGCCAAGGTCGATCTGGCGCCCGGCGCCTCACATACGATCGAAGTCAGCATCGATCCGCGCGTTCTGGCCACCTATGACGAAGCCACCGATAGTTGGGTGATCAAGGCAGGTGCCTACCACGTCATGCTGGGTTTAAGTTCAGACACGCTTTCGCAGGCCACCAGCATCACCCTGCCGGAAAGCCGCTGGAGCGCGAATTGTCGTTAGCTTGGAGACGAATTGTGCAAAGCCGCATTTTGGCCCATAAATAACCTATTATGCAGTGAGCAGGCTTTGAAATTTTCCGTCAAATTTAGGTGCTCCGAATGGTATACGAGATCGAAGCAGAGGCAGCCATTGCCCTATCCCGATTTGGCCTCGGCGCTCATCGGGAGGGGTACAAAGTACTGGGTAAATTTCCGCGAAAAACGCTACTCGCAGAGATCGATCGCCGTGACCATCCCCCCGCAGAACTGGCTGCCCTGCCGTCCGGACCTCGCTTGCTTCAAGAGCTCATCCAATATGACAATCAAGTAAAGACACGCAACGCAGCGCCTAATAAAAACAATCTTCCTTCCCTACCACCCGATCCTTACCACGCTAGTTTTTTTAGCGAAATCGACGCACGCTTCAACAAGGTTATGTTGTCCGATGTTATTGGGTTTCGTGAACGCTTGGTTATGTTCTGGAGCAATCACTTTGCGATTTCCTATTTCAAGGCCAGCGAAACCTACACCAGTGTAGGAGCGTTTGAACGTGAAGCCATACGCCCCTACGTCTTTCGCAAGTTTAGCGACATGCTGACAGCTGTTGAGAGGCATCCGTGTATGCTGTTATATCTCGATAACACACGTTCATTGGGTCCAAACTCTAAAGCGGGTTTAGCCGTATCGCGGGGACTAAATGAAAATCTTGCCCGAGAAATCCTGGAATTGCACACCTTGGGCGTGGGTTCAGGCTATACCCAAGCTGACGTAACAGCGCTTTCGCGCGTTATTACCGGCTGGTCTTCTAACTCGGAGCCTGAAAAAGGTCCTGTCGGCGCATTCATTTTCCACGCTGTTCACCACGAACCCGGCACCCAAACCATACTTGGCAAATCTTATCCTGATAAAGGTATGACTCAGGGCATGGATGTGCTGAACGATCTTGCCATTCATCCTGCGACCGCGCGACATATCTCTTTTAAGCTCGCACGGCATTTCATTTCTGATAACCCTCCAATCAAAGTCGTCGCGCGACTAGAAAAAGCCTTTAACGATACGGGTGGTGATCTTGGGGCTCTCACTCGCGCGTTGATATTATCACCTGAAGCTTGGACACCCAAACGTGCCAAAATACGCATGCCTCAGGAATATTTGTCGGCTATTATGCGCCTCACCGGGCACAGGATAGCGCCACAGCAAATTTTGGATTTTTTGCGCATCATGGGGCAACCCAATTGGGGGGCTGACGCACCTAATGGCTTTTCCGATTTATCAAGCGTGTGGAGTTCACC includes:
- a CDS encoding AGE family epimerase/isomerase, which gives rise to MPNLSDNLYAKQQSLHQWLFDHALPLWWNTGGDLEKGGFYEKINLDGTPCDIDRRTRVAARQVFSYALASRMGYMGPTDPAIDQGLNWLSGPARNKDTGMLYATLKPDGTVVRGEFDFYDHAFAMLAYASAYRVRPEHKALERAAVAIRDKIVTDFSHPERGFEEANPRTLPLKANPHMHMFEACLAWMEAGGDDKWRDIAAMIADLCVEKFLHPETGSLREFFDGDWNALEGEMGRIIEPGHQFEWAWLFLRWAEKTGNDAYHKTAQRLIDIAETAGTDPIRDVTFNELWDDFTPKDAKARLWPQTERMKAYTALAHAAPTPEEKHAAIAKAIEASAGLEKYLSTEIVGLYRDRMKENGEFEIEPAPASTLYHIICAIDEVSSLDV
- a CDS encoding DUF1800 family protein — protein: MVYEIEAEAAIALSRFGLGAHREGYKVLGKFPRKTLLAEIDRRDHPPAELAALPSGPRLLQELIQYDNQVKTRNAAPNKNNLPSLPPDPYHASFFSEIDARFNKVMLSDVIGFRERLVMFWSNHFAISYFKASETYTSVGAFEREAIRPYVFRKFSDMLTAVERHPCMLLYLDNTRSLGPNSKAGLAVSRGLNENLAREILELHTLGVGSGYTQADVTALSRVITGWSSNSEPEKGPVGAFIFHAVHHEPGTQTILGKSYPDKGMTQGMDVLNDLAIHPATARHISFKLARHFISDNPPIKVVARLEKAFNDTGGDLGALTRALILSPEAWTPKRAKIRMPQEYLSAIMRLTGHRIAPQQILDFLRIMGQPNWGADAPNGFSDLSSVWSSPAEMSARLSVANYISYQIADIPDPGLLVESAFGPILSDTTRQAITRAETRQQALTLLFMSPEFMRR
- a CDS encoding mannose-1-phosphate guanylyltransferase/mannose-6-phosphate isomerase, with the protein product MSIQILPVIMSGGSGTRLWPLSTPAAPKQFHAVATQKTMIQETALRLVGDNYLAPVAICGRGHLDLVTTQLAQIDKAPQAVILEPFGRNTAAVAAMAALSGQEFAPDALVLLVPADHVITKPGAFHAAVVGASETARERIVTFGITPSHPETGFGYIERGAKLSEGIFQIEKFWEKPNLETATKYVEGGRHDWNAGIFLFSPQVMLEELSLYAPEVLAACVDAYKKGARTPSEGGVIINLDEEAFAQVPSISVDYAVMENTSRSAVVPCDIGWADVGGFAELWRLGDKDERANHVKGEAILIDAHNNLVHSSGPVVAIIGLSDIMVISTPSGILVAPISRAQDVKKAAEEAKARLT
- a CDS encoding glycoside hydrolase family 3 C-terminal domain-containing protein; its protein translation is MTLEEKLGLVMGYTDPEQLVKEPDDVVSPAIKADVVAHHIKGSAGYIAGIPRLGIPAQWQTDASIGVRVAGMERTALPSSLATAASFDPMITEAGGAMIATEARASGFNVFLAGGGNLAREPRNGRNFEYTGEDPVLTGDMTGGLIRGIQSKHMVSTMKHWAVNDQESQRTTVDVKITKQAMRQSDLLAFELVYDTSNPGSVMCAYNLVNADWACENDYLQNQVLKQGWGFKGYIMSDWGAVHSAAKAAVNGLDQFTGYPCCGHHGAFFSEKSLKAEISAGTIPMSRIDDMAERILWALFAKGVVDDPAKVGPIDFKASADVAQAAAEASLVLLKNDGNLLPLNARSIAMIGGHADKGVLSGGGSSGVTPIGGSAVQGVAPTSWPGPVVYQPSSPVKALTAATTAKISYVSGETIAEAVALAKKSEVAIVFVTQFMGEGIDNPLELDGNQDALVAAVARANPKTIVVVESGGAILMPWLKDVPAVLEAFYPGVRGGEAIANILTGKVNPSGHLPITFPASNDQLAHPEISGFHKADGIPVSITYDEGAAIGYKWYDLKGYKPLFAFGHGLSYTSFEVSDLKPAISGKGLTVHFSVKNTGKLKGATAAQVYVGGDKTAGWEAPKRLGAFAKVDLAPGASHTIEVSIDPRVLATYDEATDSWVIKAGAYHVMLGLSSDTLSQATSITLPESRWSANCR